In the Ignavibacteria bacterium genome, GCCCTGATCCGTCACGCAACGGAACTCTTTGAGGAATACGTCAAGGACAATCGCAATCTCCCGCCTGAAGTTCTCGGTGCCTTCCAGAACATCGAAGACCCGATGCGGAAGCTTTACTACGCCGCTGCCAACGTTTCTCAAAAGGTTGACATCAAGCAGAAGATCCTTGATGCACCGGACGTGAAGACGCAGTATTACGAACTGGTGCAGATGCTCTCGAATGAGCTCGAACTCCTTCGTCTTGAAGTTGAGATCGACACCAAGGTTCAGGATCAGATCCAGAAATCCCAACGCAAGTACTTCATCCAAGAACAGATCCGTGCCCTACAAACAGAGCTCGGTGACGAAGATGATGGCGGTCCTGAACTCGGACCACTCAAAGAACAACTAGAAAAGGCCGAACTTCCTGAGCCAACGAAATCAAAGGTGATGGAAGAGTTCGACAGACTCAAGAGAACACCTTCGATGTCGCCGGAATTCAGCGTCAATCGCACGTGGCTGGAGTGGATCGCGAATGTTCCATGGTCGGCACGTACGGCTGACGATCTCGACATCAACCACGTGCAAGGCATCCTCGATACGGATCACTACGACCTTGAAAAGCCGAAGGAACGGATCCTCGAATACATCTCCGTGCTGAATCTTGTTGGCTCCATGCGTGGTCAGATCCTTTGTTTTGTCGGACCTCCGGGTGTCGGTAAAACGTCGCTTGCAAAATCCATTGCACGCGCCTTGGGACGGAACTTCGTTCGCATGTCTCTCGGTGGCGTTCGCGATGAAGCAGAGATCCGCGGTCATCGTCGCACCTATATCGGTGCGATGCCGGGCAAGATCATTCAGTCGATGAAGCGAGCTGGATCCACGAACCCAGTGATCTTGCTTGATGAGATCGACAAAATGTCCCAGGACTTCCGCGGAGATCCGAGCGCTGCACTCCTTGAAGTCCTAGATCCGGAACAGAACAGCACGTTCAGCGATCATTATCTCGAAGTAGACTACGACCTATCGAATGTCCTCTTCATCGCCACAGCGAACGTGAAGTATGACATCCCAGCTCCCCTTCTTGATCGTCTTGAGGTGATCGAACTTTCTAGCTATTTGGAGCCGGACAAGGTACAGATCGCAAAACAGTACATTATTCCGAAGCAGATCGAACGTCACGGTCTCCAAGACTTCAACATCACATTCACCGATGCTGCTTTGTTGAAGATCGTTCGCGAATACACTCGTGAGGCCGGCGTTCGAAACCTCGAGCGCGAGATCGCCAGCGTCATGCGGAAGTTGGCCAAGGACATCGTGGGTGATGTGAGCAAGCGTTCTGGGAAGACCAAGGTTGACGATGTTCGTTCAAGTAAGGCCTATGCCAAGATCGCCAAACAACGCTCTTGGAAGGTGGACGAAAAGGCCATCGAACGTCTGCTTCGCGTAGCGAAGTTCAAAGAAAAGGAAGAAGAGATCAGTGATAAGGTTGGAGTTGCAACGGGGCTTGCCTGGACGTCGATGGGTGGAGACACACTCCCTGTTGAGGTTACGATCATGCCCGGTGTTGAACGCCTGACTCTCACCGGCAAGCTTGGAGACGTAATGAAGGAATCTGCAATGGCAGCTCTTTCATTCCTGCGAAGCAACGCCGCTCGTTTTGGACTCGATCCGGAGTTCTCCAAAGGCAAGGAGATCCACGTTCACGTTCCGGAAGGTGCCATTCCAAAGGATGGTCCGTCCGCCGGTATCACGATGACATTGGCATTGATGTCCGCCGCAAGCGGACGTCCACTGCGTGGTGACGTTGCGATGACAGGCGAGGTAACCCTGCGCGGTAATGTTCTCCCTATTGGTGGATTGAATGAGAAACTCTTGGCCGCCAAACGTGCTGGAATGACCACTGTGATGGTTCCAAAGGACAACAAAAAGGATGTCCAGGAGCTCTCCCCGATGGTTACGGAAGGCCTCACAATTGTCTATGTGGGTAGCATCACGGATGCGATACCTGTGGCATTTCGTCCGGACG is a window encoding:
- the lon gene encoding endopeptidase La, producing MIDQSDVLDSIEQAEKRAPAIPTQMPVLPLRDIVIYPYMIFPVLIGRASSLKAVAEALERDKFILVTSQRHASTEDAGFDDIHKVGTVAKILQVMRLPNNLLKVLVEGAVTAKIVGTARTEPYLEAKVETIAPVVNEKDRNLKALIRHATELFEEYVKDNRNLPPEVLGAFQNIEDPMRKLYYAAANVSQKVDIKQKILDAPDVKTQYYELVQMLSNELELLRLEVEIDTKVQDQIQKSQRKYFIQEQIRALQTELGDEDDGGPELGPLKEQLEKAELPEPTKSKVMEEFDRLKRTPSMSPEFSVNRTWLEWIANVPWSARTADDLDINHVQGILDTDHYDLEKPKERILEYISVLNLVGSMRGQILCFVGPPGVGKTSLAKSIARALGRNFVRMSLGGVRDEAEIRGHRRTYIGAMPGKIIQSMKRAGSTNPVILLDEIDKMSQDFRGDPSAALLEVLDPEQNSTFSDHYLEVDYDLSNVLFIATANVKYDIPAPLLDRLEVIELSSYLEPDKVQIAKQYIIPKQIERHGLQDFNITFTDAALLKIVREYTREAGVRNLEREIASVMRKLAKDIVGDVSKRSGKTKVDDVRSSKAYAKIAKQRSWKVDEKAIERLLRVAKFKEKEEEISDKVGVATGLAWTSMGGDTLPVEVTIMPGVERLTLTGKLGDVMKESAMAALSFLRSNAARFGLDPEFSKGKEIHVHVPEGAIPKDGPSAGITMTLALMSAASGRPLRGDVAMTGEVTLRGNVLPIGGLNEKLLAAKRAGMTTVMVPKDNKKDVQELSPMVTEGLTIVYVGSITDAIPVAFRPDAVKRQPSKTTRKR